The genome window CTCAGGCATGCGGTCACACTGGCCTCATGAACGTCCAGACCACAACACACTGGATGAGCCGTATCCATAGCTTGCCTCCTCGGACCAGAAAGGGGATAATCGCTTGGGGACAACGGATACCCGGCCAAGATACGATATTCCTACGCGACGTTCAGATACGACTAATCGAGGTGCCGGAACCGGGACAAACAGATTCCTACCCGGGCTTGAAAACCCTGAATGACTTCGTCCTTTGTTCGTTGTCCCCTAATGCTCATTATACCTTACTGAGGCGACAGGATAAAGTTTCATCCAACGGGGCGCAGCCCCGGCTGCATGGGGGATTCCGACGAAAGCCGAATATCAGAAGTCAAGAGTCAGGAGTCAGGAGTCAGGAGTCAGGAGTCAGACGAAAGCGGATGGCTCCCATTTTTTGTAGCTTGCTCCATCGACTTTCATTAACCGGGGAGAAACCCGGGTTGCACGGGCGATTCCGGCGAAAGCCGGAATCCAGTTCTATCATAGCGCCTGAACGGAAAATTCGTTTTGGGTACAACCTGAGCCGGAGGGCGGGCTGCGCCAAATAGGGGTTTTTCGTTCAGGCACCATGTAGGGGCGGGTTTAAAACCCGCCCCTACCCCCGATTGATGAAAGCCGCCGGGGTGACGGGCTTCACTGCCCACTGCCCACTGCCCACTGCCCACTGCCTACTGCCGACTGCCCACTGCCGACTGCCTACTGCCTACTGCCCACTATCCTTTATCCACCCTCCCCCCATCGCCTTGTAGATGTTGACGTAGGAAGCGAAAGCCGATGCCAGGTACTGGGCGTGGTTGAGCTCAGCCGGAAAAAGCTGCTGCTGCGCGCTCAGCACGGTAAGATAGGTCACATATCCGCCTTCGTACTGAAGTTGGGCCAATCTCGCATATTCCTTGCTGGCCTTCACCAGCCGCTCCTGCGCCTGGAGCTGCCGGGCGAGTTTCTCTCGGGCGACCAGCGCATTCTCGACGTCCGCAAACGCACCCTGAATGGCCATTTCATAGGTGAGGAGCGCCGCCTTGCGGGCGGCCTCGGCCTGCTGGACCTGAGCGGAAATGGAGCCCGCCTTGAAAATCGGCCCGGTCACGGTGCCGGTGAAATTCCAGGTCCGGGCCGAAGCATCGAACAGGTTGGAGAGCTCGGCGCTCGCGGTCCCGAAGGCACCCGTCAGCGAGATGCTCGGAAAATAGAGTGCCCGAGCCGCCCCGATCTGCGCGTTGGCGGCAATGAGGTTCTGTTCCGCCTCCCGGATATCGGGCCGGTTCACCAGCACATCGGATGGCAAGCCGGAAGGTACTGCGGGGATCGTCAGCTCGAAGAGCGTTCGATTGCGTTGAATGGGGCCTGGATTTCTGCCCAGAAGAATCGAGAGCGCATGCTCCGTCTGCGCGATCTCGGATTCGATCTGCGGAATTTTTCCTGCTGCCGTTTCGTACTGGGTACGCGCCTGCTCCACATTCATCTGCGAAATCTGGCCGTACTGGAACTGCAGCTCGAAGAGCCGGACCGATTCGGCATACGTCTCCAGCGTGCGTCTGGCGATCATGAGCTGCATGTCGAGTCCCAGAAGCTGGATGTAGGTTCCCGCTACCGATGAAACCAGCGAGAGAATGACCCCTCGCTTCGCTTCCTCGGTAGCCAGCAGGTTGGCCTGGGCCGCCTCGGAAAGGCGCTGTATCCGGCCCCAGAGATCGATTTCCCAACTGGCGTTGACAAGCCCCTGCAGCGATGTCTGCGGATTGGGGACAGACGATGGAACCGGGGTCGCGCCTTGCTCGGTGGCACGCTGCCTTGTGCCGCTGCCGCTGTAGCCGATCTGGGGAAAGAGCTGGGAGCGGCTCTGGATGAGCGCAGCAGCAGCCTTTTCGATGTTGGCAGCCGCCAGCCGGATATTCTTGTTGTTTTCCAGCGCCTCAACGATCAGCGCATCCAGCACCGGATCCTGAAACTGTTTCCACCACTCGGTGTTGGCCGTATCCAGCGCCGCCTTGTCTTCGAAGCGCCACGCATCGGGCACATCCACATTCGGGCGGACATAATCGGGGCCGACCGTGCAGCCAATCGAGCAGGCAATCATGGCGAGGGCAATGATCCATCGCATATCAGTTTCCCTCCTTCCGATCGCCTTCCGGTTCTTCGGGGGACCGAGAATCGGATTGCTCCGTGATCCCGGACGCTGCCTTCCCTCTGGCCTTCCGCTCCAGGGATCGCTCCGTCCACCGATCGAAAATATAGAAGAACAGCGGCACATAGAGCATCGCGAGGGTCGCCTCCCCGATCATGCCGCCGATGATGCCCGTACCGATGGAGTGCCTGGCGTTGGCGCCGGCACCGACGGCCACGGCCAGTGGCAGCACCCCGAAGATGAAGGCGAGGGATGTCATGATGATCGGCCGCAGGCGCATCTCGCCTGCCAGAATCGTCGCCTCCATGACGGACTTGCCCTGCTTGCGCAGATCGACGGCAAACGTCACCCGCAGCAGGGCGTTTTTGGCGCCCAGTCCCACCAGCACCAGAAGCCCGATCTGGAAATAGACATCGTTTTCCAGGCCCCGCAGCCAGTTGAACGTCAGCGCGCCCAGCACACCGAAGGGCACGGCCGTCATGACCGATCCGGGCAGGGTCCAGGACTCGTACTGGGCGGCCAGGATGAGAAAGACGAAAATCAGCCCGAAAATGAAGGCCAGAGAGGATGTGCCGCCGGATTTCTTCTCTTCGAGGGCCAGCCCCGACCAGGCGAAGGAATAACCCGGAGGAAGCACCTCCCGGGCCAATTGCTCCATCACGGTGATGGCCTGACCCGAACTGTAGCCTGCGGCTGCGCTGCCGTTGATCTTGGCAGCGGGAAACCCGTTGAAATGCGGCAGCAGATCGGGACCGGTCACCCAGCGGGTGGTGACGAGCGAAGAAAGGGGCACCATCTGCTGCTGGTTCGATCGGGTGTAGAGACGGGTCAGGTCTTCGGGCTTCTGCCGGTATGCCGGATCGGACTGCAGGACCACCCACCAGACACGGCTGAATTCATTGAACTGGCTGACCGTCAGGGAGCCGAATTGCGCCTGAATGGCGCTGTAAACATCCTGGACCGGAACACCCAGCAGGTTGGCTTTTTCCCGGTCCACATCGGCCCGAAGCTGCTGGGATGACGCGCGAAAGGTGGAGTTGAGCCCACTGAGCTCGGGCCGCTGTCTGGCCTTTTCCAGGAAGTGCCGGAGCACATCCTCCAGCTTCGCCGGGTCGCCGGCTTCCCGGTCCTGAATCCAGAATTCGAATCCGCCGGTTGATCCGATGCCGGGAATCGCGGGTGGCGCAAACGGGATGACCATGCCCTGAAGAATGTCCCTGACTCCCCGGTACACATTGCCGATCACGGCGCGCGAATTCTCGGCCCTGGCCCGCTCTGCAGATTGATACCGCTCTTCAAAGGGTTTGAGCGTCACGAAAAACGTCCCGGCATTGGGCTTGAACCCGCCGTCCAGAAGACTGTAACCGGCGATTTCCGTTCTGTTTTCAACACCTGGAATCTGTTCGAAGATTTTGTCCACGGCCTCCGTTACGACCCTGGTGCGATCGAGGCTCGCGGCATCCGGCATGATGATGGCCGCCATCACGTAACCCTGGTCTTCACCCGGCACGAAACTGGTCGGCAGTACGCCAAACAGGTGAACGATCCCCCAGATCATCACGGCCAGCAGCACGAAGGCAATGCCCATGCGCTTGATGACCAGCACGACGGCCCGGCCGAAGGCCTGCGTAAATGCGTCGAAGAGGCGGTTGAACCAGGCAAAAGGCCCTTTCCGGGGCGCTGCGGTATGACGCAGCATGAATCCGCACATGGCAGGGGTGAGCGTCAGGGCGACGAAACCGGAAATGGCCACGGATATGGCGATGGTGATGGCAAACTGCTTGTACAACTGGCCTGTCGTGCCTGGCAGAAACGCCGCGGAGACAAATACGGCGGACATGACCAGCACGGTTGCGATGACGGGGCTGGTCACTTCCGCCATGGCCCGGATGGTTGCCTCCCTCGGAGAGAGATGAAACTGGCTCATGTTCCTTTCCACGTTTTCCACCACGACAATGGCATCGTCCACCACGATCCCGATGGCGAGTACCAGCCCGAACAGCGTAAGCAGGTTGATGGAAAACCCCAGCACCAGCATCCCGGTAAACGTGCCGATGAGCGCGACGAAGATGGCAATGGTGCAAATGATGGTGGCCCGAAAATTCTGCAGAAACAGGAAAACCACCAGAACCACCAGAATCACCGCTTCAAACAGCGTGTCCTGAACCTCCTTGATCGAGAGCCGCACAAACGTCGTGGTATCCAGCGAGATCACGTAGTCGAGCCCCTCGGGAAAGCCTTCCTTCATCTGCACCATGGCCTGCCGCACGTTTTCGGAAACTTTCAGGGCGTTTGCGCCGGGTTGCAGGTAAACCGCAATCAGCGTGGCGGGCGTCCCGTTGAGTTTGCTGTCCATGATATACTGGCGCAACCCCACTTCCGCCCGGGCCACGTCTTTCAGCCGGACGATGGCGCTGCCATCCTGGCTGGCCCGCAGGATGATGTTTTCGTACTGTGCCGGGTCCGTGAACGGCCGCTGGGTCACCACGGGAAATGTCAGCTCGACCTTGCCGGAGCTGGGCTGCTGCCCGATCTGACCGGCCCCGAACAGGGCATTCTGGGAAGAAACGGCCTGCTGAATGTCGCTGGTCGTGATCCCGAGGGATGCCATGCGATCCGGGTTCATCCAGATGCGCATGGCCTGATCGGGCGCACCGAGCACCGATGCCTGCCCGGCGCCGGGAACCCGTTTGAGGGAATCCAGTACATACACGTTGGCGTAATTGGCGATGTAGTCGCTGCTGTACCGGTTGGTCTTCGAGGTGATGGCGACGATCATCATGATGGAGGAAGACTGCTTCTGCACGGATACGCCCTGCTGGGTCACAATCGACGGCAACTGCGGCAGGGCCAGATTCACCCGATTCTGCACCTGTACCTGAGCGATATCCGGATCGGTTTTGAGATCGAAATACACCGAAATGCTCAGCAGGCCGTTCGACGAGCTGGTTGAAGACATGTAGAGCATGTTGTCCACCCCGTTGATCTGCGCCTCGATGGGCGCAGCCACAGAGTCGGCCAGCGTCTTGGCGTCCGCTCCCGGATAGCTTGCCGAAACCGTTACCTGCACGGGCGTGATCGCGGGGTATTGTTCGATCGGCAGCACGGCGATGGAAACGGCCCCGGCAATACAGATGATGATCGACAGGACTGTCGCAAAAATCGGCCGTTCAATGAAAAATTTCGAGAACATTGACCCGGCCTCCTCTATTTTCCGGCCTTGTCGGCATCGGTTTTCGGTTTGGTTTCGACGGCCGATGACGCTTCGGCGGCGGAATACGGTTTGACGACTACCGGAAGATCGGGCCGCAGGGCCAGGGTACCTTCCACCACCACCCGATCCCCTGCCGCCAGCCCCTCGAAGATGAACCAGTCTTTCCCATGCCAGTCACCGACTACCACCGGCCGTTGATCCACCTTGCCATCCGCACCCACCACCCAAACGAAATGCCCTTTGGGACCTTGCTGCACCGCTGCCTGCGGCACCAGAATGGCATTTGGACGCGTGGCGCCCCGCAGTCTCACCCGGACATACTGGTTTGGACGCAAGATGCCCTGCGGGTTTTCGACACTGGCCCGGATCAGAAATGTTCCGGTTTGCGAATTGAACGAAGGATCGGCGAAGGCGATCCGCCCGGTATGGGAAAAAACGGAGCCGTCGACAAGAAGAACTTCTACCAGATAGCTGTCATCCTTGGGCCTTTGGATCAGCCCCTTGTCCGCCTGGTTGCGGAAGCGCTGCATCTCGTTTTCCGAAATGCTGAAGTTCACCCACATCGGCGAGAGCACCGCGACGGTCGTGAGCAGGCTGTTCTGCGTGCTGATGTAAGTCCCGTCCGTCTGCTGGGCGGCACCAGCGACACCGGTCACCGGAGAGGTAATGGTGGTATAGGAGAGATTCAGCCGGGCGGTTTCGACCTGGGCCTTGGCCTGCTCCACGGCAGCCGAGGCCGATTCGAACTGGCCGGTGGCATCATCGAGGTCTTTCTGGGAGAGGGCCTTCAGCTCCGCCAACGGTTTGATCCGGGCCAGGTTGGCGCGGGCGGTCTGCAGGGTCGCATTCTGCATGGAAAGCACCGCCAGAGCCTGATTCAATTGGGCCTGGAAGGGTTTGGAGTCCATTTGAAACAACACCTGCCCTTGTTTCACGAGCTCGCCTTCCCTGTACATCCGGCGATCCAGAAAACCGCTGACCCGTGCATGGATGTCCACCTGATGGGAGCTTTGGGTCTGGGCGACATATTCGATCGATACAGGGACGTCTCTTGGAACCACTTCCATCACCGTAACCACCGGCGGTTTCGGCGCCACTTTGGCCTTTTCCTCCCTGCAGCCTGCCAGAGAGATCATCAGACAGATGGAAACGGCCGCGACAGACCAGATCCTTGCCATCTTGCTGTATCGGTCAAACCCCATTCGACATTCCTCCCGTATCTTTCCATAAATGCCCGTGGCGGGGTAACCACCCCGGAGATAAAATTATCCAACACGTCATTCCCGGCCGACGCAGGAATCCATAAGTTGGCTGATGCTGGACCTCGTAGGGGCGACCGGCCGGTCGCCCCTACTGGCCACGTTGATTTTCACGATAAATGCGCATGGTGAGGGTCGCCACCCCCGTCGATGAAAATGCAGGGGCAAGGCATGCCTTGCCCCTGCAAAATCAAAACGTTCCCATCCACCCTTAACCCTTAACCCTTAAAACTTAACACTTAAAACTTAAAACTTAACACTTAACCCTGTATTCGCATGGTCACGATAATGTTCATGCGAATATGCTAATGATCCCCCCAACAACCGATATTCCTGCGTTGGGAACATCAAACCCCCAGCCCCAGCGCCTTCCGCTTGGCGTCGATATGCTCCTTGATCAGGATGGCGGCCTTTTCGGGGTCGGGCTCCACGGCAAAGGCCGCGCCCACCACCCCGTTGAGCCCTTCGGTCAGGAGCTTCACCACATTGAGGCTCCCGGTGATGGGCGGCATGGGTCCCAGAACCGTGAACACGCCGGAGGCCACGAAATAGGCGCCGATCGAAACGGCTTTTTCCGAATACCATTCGGGAGCGGCCCCTGCAATGGGCAGATCGCTGATGTCCACGCCAAGCGTGTTGGCCAGGGCCGCAGCCAGATTCAAAATCCGCACATTGTCCACGCAACTGCCGAAATGCAGCACGGGCGGAATGCCGAGCGACTGGCAAACGGAGCGCAACCCAGCCCCAGCCATTACCGCAGCCTCGGGCACCTTCAGGCCCGCCTTGGCGCTGGCGACAGCCGCACATCCGGTATCGACCACCAGGATATCGTTTTCGATCAGCCGTTTGGCGAGCGTCACATGGCCATGGTCCTGCTTGATCTTGGGGTTGTTGCAGCCGACGATGCCAACCGCCCCGCGAATGGCACCGGATTTGATGGCATCGATGAGCGGCGTCACACTCCCGCCCAGCGCCTTGACGATGGCCTCGATGGAAAAACCGGCCATCATCGGAATCGGCTCCACCGGAATGTACACCCGCTCGGGAATGCGCCTCGCGAAATTCTCAACAGCCTCCCGCACCAGGCCGTGGGCCAGTTCCAGCGCGTTTTCCGGATGGAATTCGCGATGCACCATCCCCGGGAATTTGGCCTTGTCGCTGGTGCTGATCATCTTCGTGTGGAAGCAGGCGGCCACCTTGGATATGGCAGGCATGATGCACTGGTAATCGACGATCATCATTTCCACGGCTCCCGTGGTCAGCGCCAGCTCCGTGCACAGGTGGTTCCCGGCCATGGGAACCCCGTGGCGCATCAGCAGCTCGTTTCCGGTGCAGCAGAGCCCGGCCAGATTGATGCCTGCAGCGCCTTTTTCCTTGGCCAGTGCAATGAGCTCCGGCGAGGCGCAGGCCTGAAGGATGGTTTCGCTGACGACCGGATTGTGGCCATGAACGAGGATGTTGACCATGTCCTCCTTGAGTACGCCCATGTTCACCTGGGAGAAGGCCGGCATGGGGGTGCCGTACAGGATGTCCGAAACATCCGTTGCGATCATCGAGCCGCCCCAACCATCCGAGAGGGCGTTCCGCAGTCCGTGCAGCAGAAGGCTCACCCAGTCGTTGTCGACGCCCATGTGGGTCCGGTGCATCATTTCGGAGGTTTCCCGATCGATGCCCCGCGGCGTAATGCCAAGATTCTCCCACAGCGCCCTGCGCTGGGATGGGGCCCGATCCACAAGCTGCAGGCATTTCTTGCGCGTCCCGTAATCTTCCTGCATCGCGAAGGCCAGGTCTTTGGCGATGGCCAGCGGTTCACGCTCCAGGGCTTCGATGCCGTATTCGGCAGCCACCAGGCGCAGCTTGTTGGCATCCTGAATGCTGTATCCCGGGGCCTTTCCCTCTGCGACTTTTTCCAGAACCTCTACCAGATCCCTGCCGTGATCCGAATGGGCGGCAGCACCTGCCGCAATCATTCTGCCCAGGTTTCTCGCCACGATGATGTCCGCATCCGCGCCGCACACCCCCTGCTGCGGCCCTTCTCCGAAGGGATCGATCCGGCAAGGGCCCATGACGCAGATGCGGCAGGAAAGACCCATTTCACAGAAACCGCAATGGGGGGATTGGCGTTCATGCCGATCCCACACGGTTTCGACGGATTCTTGTTCGGCCCGTTTCAGCATGAGCCGGGTATCCTGAGCGATGCTGTAGCTGTCGTAATTTCTGAGGCTGTTCATGGCGTTCCTCCTTCTGGATGAACTGTGTCCGGTTCGATCCGGATGATCGTTTCAATACGATTCATGGCAAATGACCGTCTTTTCCCCGCATCAGGCCCGCGATGTTTGCGCCATCTCGACCATGGCCTTCTTCTGGGCATGCAGCAGTTCAAAGCCGATGGAGCCCGCTGCCGGCAAGACAACGCCGGATGTGCTCCATACGGTATCGGAGACGGCATCGGTTTTCCGGCGCTGGGCCCGGTCCATCTCTTCGAAACCGAGCGCGCCGCTCTTGCAGGCTTCCACACAGGCCGGAATCAGCCCACGAAGCTGGCGGGAGAGGCAATTGTCACATTTGACGGCCACGGTTTTCCCCGGCTGCGCCCAGGCATCTTCATGATACCGGATGACGCCGAAGGGGCAGGCCATGGCGCAGGATGCGCAATTGATGCATTTGTCCGGGTCGACGAGCACGGTCCCGTACTCGCTTACCCGGTAGATGGCCCCCGGCAGGCAGGCCCGCATGCAGGGCGCAGGGTCACAGTGCCTGCAGCGGTTGGGGAAACCCCGGCCGAATCGGGTCGAGCCGATGTGGATGCGGGATCGGGGCAGGGGTTCTTCGAGCAGGGCCGCATACAAGGTTCGGGATGAGGAATGTGCGACGGCGCATGCCACGGTACACTGCATGCACCCGACACATTTTTCCGGATGAACGACAACTTGTTTCATGGCGAAATCCTCCTCGTTGCGATGGCGGGTCCGCGCCGGATCAATGGCCGGAACGGCTGGGACGGACCCGAAATGACTGGCTATCGATGAATCGGTGGCAGCTACAGGAGCAACAGCCGCTTCTCTTCCGGATCGAGCGGAAGCCCCCGTTGAATGAGGGAAACAAGCATCCCGCCCTTTTCGATGCGATTGATGAGCGTGAAGCCGACCAGCCGGTCCTCCTGCAGAACGAATCTCCGGTAGATCGGCCCATTCCCGTCGAGATGGGTCAGCACTTGGGTCGTTCCGGCAGCTTCCTGCGGCTGGACGATGCCTGCCGTCATGATGTCGAGATCGAACATCCGGATGACGTTCCGGCCAAGGCTTCCCTGGTAGGATGCGCTTCGACCGGCCATGTTGAGGCCCGCAATCCAGCCCTGGGCCGCCGCCTCCGGCCAGATCGCATTGATCCAGGGGCGTTTGCGGACGACATCGGTAAGTTCCGCCACATCCCCTGCGGCAAACACCCCGGAAATGGTGGTCTGCAGATGTTCATCCACCCGGATGCCCAGATCGACATCGATTCCGGATCCCGCAAGAAACCCTGTCGCCGGGCGAACGCCCTTTCCGACAACGACCAGATCACACGCCAGTGTCCGGCCATCATTGAGAATGGCCCGCTGAACCCGACCCGACCCCTCGAAAGCCGTAACTTCGACCCCGGTTTCCACATGAAGCCCATGGCGCACCAGCGTATCCCGGATGATGCCGCCGGAGACGGGATCGAGCTGCATGGAAAGCGGATAACCCGAGGCAATGAGCATGGTCACGGCCATGCCCCGTTTCAACAGACTGTAGGCCGCCTTGAACCCGACCAGCCCCCCGCCCAGAACCAGGGCCGACCTGCAGGAGGACAGCATGTCGAGCATTTTCTGCACGTCGGAAACCGTACGCATGGAGAAAATGCCGGCAAGCGTTTTCCCTTCCGCCCGGATTGCCCTGGGGTCGGCTCCCGTCGCGATGAGCAGCCGGTCATAGGCAAGCGTTTCGCCGGTATCCAGCGA of Desulfatirhabdium butyrativorans DSM 18734 contains these proteins:
- a CDS encoding efflux transporter outer membrane subunit, translating into MRWIIALAMIACSIGCTVGPDYVRPNVDVPDAWRFEDKAALDTANTEWWKQFQDPVLDALIVEALENNKNIRLAAANIEKAAAALIQSRSQLFPQIGYSGSGTRQRATEQGATPVPSSVPNPQTSLQGLVNASWEIDLWGRIQRLSEAAQANLLATEEAKRGVILSLVSSVAGTYIQLLGLDMQLMIARRTLETYAESVRLFELQFQYGQISQMNVEQARTQYETAAGKIPQIESEIAQTEHALSILLGRNPGPIQRNRTLFELTIPAVPSGLPSDVLVNRPDIREAEQNLIAANAQIGAARALYFPSISLTGAFGTASAELSNLFDASARTWNFTGTVTGPIFKAGSISAQVQQAEAARKAALLTYEMAIQGAFADVENALVAREKLARQLQAQERLVKASKEYARLAQLQYEGGYVTYLTVLSAQQQLFPAELNHAQYLASAFASYVNIYKAMGGGWIKDSGQ
- a CDS encoding efflux RND transporter permease subunit — translated: MFSKFFIERPIFATVLSIIICIAGAVSIAVLPIEQYPAITPVQVTVSASYPGADAKTLADSVAAPIEAQINGVDNMLYMSSTSSSNGLLSISVYFDLKTDPDIAQVQVQNRVNLALPQLPSIVTQQGVSVQKQSSSIMMIVAITSKTNRYSSDYIANYANVYVLDSLKRVPGAGQASVLGAPDQAMRIWMNPDRMASLGITTSDIQQAVSSQNALFGAGQIGQQPSSGKVELTFPVVTQRPFTDPAQYENIILRASQDGSAIVRLKDVARAEVGLRQYIMDSKLNGTPATLIAVYLQPGANALKVSENVRQAMVQMKEGFPEGLDYVISLDTTTFVRLSIKEVQDTLFEAVILVVLVVFLFLQNFRATIICTIAIFVALIGTFTGMLVLGFSINLLTLFGLVLAIGIVVDDAIVVVENVERNMSQFHLSPREATIRAMAEVTSPVIATVLVMSAVFVSAAFLPGTTGQLYKQFAITIAISVAISGFVALTLTPAMCGFMLRHTAAPRKGPFAWFNRLFDAFTQAFGRAVVLVIKRMGIAFVLLAVMIWGIVHLFGVLPTSFVPGEDQGYVMAAIIMPDAASLDRTRVVTEAVDKIFEQIPGVENRTEIAGYSLLDGGFKPNAGTFFVTLKPFEERYQSAERARAENSRAVIGNVYRGVRDILQGMVIPFAPPAIPGIGSTGGFEFWIQDREAGDPAKLEDVLRHFLEKARQRPELSGLNSTFRASSQQLRADVDREKANLLGVPVQDVYSAIQAQFGSLTVSQFNEFSRVWWVVLQSDPAYRQKPEDLTRLYTRSNQQQMVPLSSLVTTRWVTGPDLLPHFNGFPAAKINGSAAAGYSSGQAITVMEQLAREVLPPGYSFAWSGLALEEKKSGGTSSLAFIFGLIFVFLILAAQYESWTLPGSVMTAVPFGVLGALTFNWLRGLENDVYFQIGLLVLVGLGAKNALLRVTFAVDLRKQGKSVMEATILAGEMRLRPIIMTSLAFIFGVLPLAVAVGAGANARHSIGTGIIGGMIGEATLAMLYVPLFFYIFDRWTERSLERKARGKAASGITEQSDSRSPEEPEGDRKEGN
- a CDS encoding efflux RND transporter periplasmic adaptor subunit, which encodes MGFDRYSKMARIWSVAAVSICLMISLAGCREEKAKVAPKPPVVTVMEVVPRDVPVSIEYVAQTQSSHQVDIHARVSGFLDRRMYREGELVKQGQVLFQMDSKPFQAQLNQALAVLSMQNATLQTARANLARIKPLAELKALSQKDLDDATGQFESASAAVEQAKAQVETARLNLSYTTITSPVTGVAGAAQQTDGTYISTQNSLLTTVAVLSPMWVNFSISENEMQRFRNQADKGLIQRPKDDSYLVEVLLVDGSVFSHTGRIAFADPSFNSQTGTFLIRASVENPQGILRPNQYVRVRLRGATRPNAILVPQAAVQQGPKGHFVWVVGADGKVDQRPVVVGDWHGKDWFIFEGLAAGDRVVVEGTLALRPDLPVVVKPYSAAEASSAVETKPKTDADKAGK
- the cooS gene encoding anaerobic carbon-monoxide dehydrogenase catalytic subunit; translation: MNSLRNYDSYSIAQDTRLMLKRAEQESVETVWDRHERQSPHCGFCEMGLSCRICVMGPCRIDPFGEGPQQGVCGADADIIVARNLGRMIAAGAAAHSDHGRDLVEVLEKVAEGKAPGYSIQDANKLRLVAAEYGIEALEREPLAIAKDLAFAMQEDYGTRKKCLQLVDRAPSQRRALWENLGITPRGIDRETSEMMHRTHMGVDNDWVSLLLHGLRNALSDGWGGSMIATDVSDILYGTPMPAFSQVNMGVLKEDMVNILVHGHNPVVSETILQACASPELIALAKEKGAAGINLAGLCCTGNELLMRHGVPMAGNHLCTELALTTGAVEMMIVDYQCIMPAISKVAACFHTKMISTSDKAKFPGMVHREFHPENALELAHGLVREAVENFARRIPERVYIPVEPIPMMAGFSIEAIVKALGGSVTPLIDAIKSGAIRGAVGIVGCNNPKIKQDHGHVTLAKRLIENDILVVDTGCAAVASAKAGLKVPEAAVMAGAGLRSVCQSLGIPPVLHFGSCVDNVRILNLAAALANTLGVDISDLPIAGAAPEWYSEKAVSIGAYFVASGVFTVLGPMPPITGSLNVVKLLTEGLNGVVGAAFAVEPDPEKAAILIKEHIDAKRKALGLGV
- a CDS encoding 4Fe-4S dicluster domain-containing protein, which codes for MKQVVVHPEKCVGCMQCTVACAVAHSSSRTLYAALLEEPLPRSRIHIGSTRFGRGFPNRCRHCDPAPCMRACLPGAIYRVSEYGTVLVDPDKCINCASCAMACPFGVIRYHEDAWAQPGKTVAVKCDNCLSRQLRGLIPACVEACKSGALGFEEMDRAQRRKTDAVSDTVWSTSGVVLPAAGSIGFELLHAQKKAMVEMAQTSRA
- a CDS encoding NAD(P)/FAD-dependent oxidoreductase codes for the protein MHHVIIGNGIAGVQAAEAIRHLDPESEISMIAAETFPPYCRPMISLLLEGAVTPDRLPIRPGDFYESRSIRAFPGVRVTAIDSGRARLSLDTGETLAYDRLLIATGADPRAIRAEGKTLAGIFSMRTVSDVQKMLDMLSSCRSALVLGGGLVGFKAAYSLLKRGMAVTMLIASGYPLSMQLDPVSGGIIRDTLVRHGLHVETGVEVTAFEGSGRVQRAILNDGRTLACDLVVVGKGVRPATGFLAGSGIDVDLGIRVDEHLQTTISGVFAAGDVAELTDVVRKRPWINAIWPEAAAQGWIAGLNMAGRSASYQGSLGRNVIRMFDLDIMTAGIVQPQEAAGTTQVLTHLDGNGPIYRRFVLQEDRLVGFTLINRIEKGGMLVSLIQRGLPLDPEEKRLLLL